The nucleotide window CCAACGTGCGCGGCTGAGCGTGCCCCCGTCACACGCCCTCCACTCTCTGCGGAGCTGGGAGCCACGGCGACACACGGCTTCCCACACTTGTGTATGCAGCCTGCTCAGCTGCCAGACAATAGAAGTGTGTCGGCTCTCTGAGCCCCGGGCCCGTTCCCAGGGTCGGCCGTAGTGACCTGGACACAGTACACAGACCACTGTTCCATCTGGTTATCATTTATGAAAAGATACTGGAcaaaattatttgaaatgttaTACTCTTATTCAATTTAATAGTTAAAGTTAAAtgtaaatgactttaaactATGGCATTCATATTATCCATATTGCCACTGCATGGTTTAACATCAATTTTGACAGCCAGAATATTTTAGCATTTTGGGGTATTTTTTGTGCCGCACCAAATTCATAacttaaatacaaaaatatacagatttgtattatttgttaAATATCCGTGACAATAGAACTGGCCCAGGCCTTTTTCCCATGGAAGATGTTGCCCAAACACATTGACATATGCCATTGAGAACAACATTCCACCTGTTCTCTGTGTCATCCATTAAATTCAGGCCATTGTCCCTGACTCTGggcctcctgattggctgagcagCCAAGCTCATGCTGGATGAGGAGCATAAAGGCAGCACGAGGAAACCAATCTAGACACAGAACATCTTCAGAAGCAACTgcagcctccacctccactgaaTTGCTGGATATTTCTTGAGCGTTTTATCCTTTTTACAAATAACTGCAAACTCAAGACCAATATCTAAAATGGCTCCCTACTCTGATATGGACCTGCAAGGCACCATTAAGGAACAGCTCTTTCGGTAAGCATTTCATTTTATAACCTAGTTGCTTCCCAGAAAAAATTGCATATTGAGTATCCACAGCAACTGGCAGATTATGGTTAAATCTGATTCTTAAGCTATTTAAAGAGTCAAATGACTCCAATTATTATGTCAGTTTAACGCTGTTACTCAGTTCTGCATTTCTAATggcgttctctcccctcccaggtGTAAACTCCACATGCTAGAGAGAAAGTGCTCCACTGGAGTGGAGAAGCTGAGGGTTCTGATCGGAGAACACCTGCAGAATGGAATCCCAGCGTCGGACATCTTGGAGAAGACGGTGTCCTTCTTCACAGTGAGGAAGGCCCTGCTGACCCACAACGGCTACTCCAGATGTACCAGAGAGTTCCTCCGTCTGTCCTCCACGTCGGATGAAGATGTGGCGCCGCTGTGCCTTTTCACTGATGATGAAGACAGAGAGCTTACTTTTTCATTTTCTGAAGATGTCGATCAACTCCAGTTAAGCTGGAGTTGATCGATGAGATACAGTTTGCAATCAGTGGTGTGGCTGTTGGTTGCAAGTCTAAAAACTGGAAAATGCTTTATAGGCATTGTGACAAGTAGATTTACTGCTAAAGCCTTTCTCTAAGAAAGCCTATTCTAATTATTGTCTTTCATATGCTGCTTGAACATGAACATACCAGCTCACATCATGAAATGTTGGGGCTTTGGGCGAGGGGATGTTTTGTGCCAGGTTTACCTGGACAATCCTCAATCTTTTGGGGGATGGTCAAAAAACAATGAATGTTTTCTGGCACACACGCTGTTAAAGAAAAGAAGATGGAAAATCAAGTTTAGGATTTTTCTCAACTAAAGCTGCAGTTATCTTTGAATCTGACTTCAGGTTTTTGATGAGAGAGTGCTGGACACTCCCACAGGAAGCTGGATACttttattattgtgttttaaaaacataaaatcgcTGTTGATTAAGCCTATTTTTTAGGCCAATGATCAATGATTTAGCTGGAGTTTAAATACCCCTTAATTAAAGGGAATGGAGATTTTGCCTCTTTAAGCATATTGTTTAATTTTGTTTGCGTTATTGCCTTATAATGTACGACATGTACACCAACGTAAGAAGTGTTTAtactgaaataataaaaaatctaaTTCAGAAATACTGTATTTTCCCTTTGTTTTTTGAATTCCTTTGAAGTTGAATATAGGCTTGTTATTTGgttttatcttttttattgTGTCTCTATTGGCTCATCAGACATGAATTCATCATGGACTGTCATTCTGCCTTAATAAGTAAAGAAGCACAAATCAATTTAAATGAAGGAAAATGATTTAGTATTACACTGATTTTATATCATGAGGCAGCCGGTCAGTTTATGTTCCAGAAAGCGAACCTCATGTAACAAAGCAGCTAACCAGGTTCAAGTTATTTCAAATATTGTGAATAACAGATTCTCCATGTGTCTAGATGCCTTATGTCTAAAGGAGGTTTCCATGGTTCTGTTTGGAAGTAGATATTATAGCCCATTCACAACCCAAGCTCCTTTTAACCGAAACAAAGGAGAAATACATTCCACAAAAGCTATAAAAAATGTTGATCATTGTGAAGATGTAACCAAAATATGAACTTCTGCAAAGCAAAGGAGAAATGTGTGTCTTAACAAATAAATTCAGCTGGCCAAAAACAGCATTTAACAGTGACATATTATATGCTTAGTAaagaaacataatttctgcGAATTACAATATGAGACATTATCTTGAACAATCAAAAAAATGCTTGAGCTGATCTATTGTTTCacaatgtttttgtttactAAATGCTTTTTAGTAAAAATGATACTCCAAATCAGAACCAAGTTTCATGCTGCAGATTTTTTCTTTAATCAGGGTCACCACTTTCCCAGATCAACACAGagcctctctccatcaccccccaGTCCTCCACCTGGTCCCCTGAGATCTATCTATTGTCCCCCAGCAATAAGAGCCTGCAGCATGTGGCAGCCTGCATTCCTCATTGTCCTTCCtagctctctgattggttcagactGTGAGAACCTCCAACCAGTCCTAGACCCACACATTCATATGGAGATGGCGGTTGAAACCAGGAGGGACCCGATTCTCTCAACAGAGACCTTCACAGCAGAGATCCACACATGCCTCCTAGAACACTTTAGCAATGACTTCTTCTAAGGAGCACATGACTCTGACCCACAAGGTAAACTCAAGagtctctcacacaaacattgaGTTGGGCAGGGAGCGAATAAGCCGCAGCATTATGGGCTGCCCTCTGGGTCTCTGCTGGGCCCAGACTTCTTTAGAAAACAACCTGACTCCAACATTAAGAAACTAAACACTGTGGAGGTTAAAGTTCGCTCCCTGACAGAACAGCAGCTCGATCGCCATTGAAACTCCTGCCTATCCGGGTCACTCCATGTGTGTCCAGGAGGTGGTCCACTTACTGTCCAAGGATTATGTGAAGACACTGTCCAACAGAAGAATCGATGCAGATAAtgcaattaataaaaaataaaattgcctgcTTCAACATTCTGTTCACCAGGGGGATAATTTtagtaattttaaaattatttaaattatcttcagtgtgtatttgcCAATCTGattttgtcttgacacgattgcgattcagcctacgcatagcatgaccgcaaactcacagccagacacaagaactccttctaattcaatagcagctttttctttaatgacatagaaaagcatgattaaaaataaaataaaactgaagcCAATTTTTtacatgcttccatattgtgttttaatggaagctgcattgattattgcattgttcatagaaagtcatagaAAGTCAGAAAGCATATTGTTTAATTTTGTTTGCGTTATTGCCTTATAATGTAAGACATGTACACCAACGTAAGAAGTGTTTATActgatataaataaaaaatctaaTTCAGAAATACTGTATTTTCCCTTTGTTTTTTGAATTCCTTTGAAGTTGAATATAGACTTGTTATTTGgttttatcttttttattgTGTCTCTATTGGCTCATCAGACATGAATTCATCATGGACTGTCATTCTGCCTTAATAAGTAAAGAAGCACAAATCAATTTAAATGAAGGAAAATGATTTAGTATTACACTGATTTTATATCATGAGGCAGCCGGTCAGTTTATGTTCCAGAAAGCGAACCTCATGTAACAAAGCAGCTAACCAGGTTCAAGTTCTTTCAAATATTGTGAATAACAGATTCTCCATGTGTCTAGATGTCTTATGTCTAAAGGAGGTTTCCTGAGTCTGTACAACTTTCGTAGTACAGACTCCCGTGGGAGCGTctactgtgtgtatgttcaaACTGAATGAATATTTTTTCTCATATAGAGAATCTATTTTTTGCTATAATTTACACGTTGAAATATAATGCAACTCAATATTGTTAAATGTAACATTTGTGAATTGTCCTCTATGAAGACAATGTTGAATGTATATCCTCCACTCTGTTTTAGTAcaatgtgcttttttttttctctaataaaatattagataagttaattcatctgttgattgCTGGTAGTCAGTTGATTGGTtgttgtctttaatgatcatcacaaaagtaggaagttattagcaaactctgagtagcaaactcaaatgtatatatatatttttgaaaatcacgcatggaaatgtacctGAAAAAAATTAGCgatgcatcgagatgcatcgctAATCGCTTTAggatcgaatcgttgacctcataatcggaatcgaattgaatcgtgaggtgccaagagattcccacccctaaacACTTGAACCTTCGGACCTCCTCTGATACAAGGCTGACCGAGGGTGGTTCAATTCAGCTGAGCTCTCCACTCACAATATTACCAAAGAGGAAAGTTCAATTCACATTACCCTCTGGAGGTACCGGTAGAAACCTACGGACTGGAGAAACATGCTCGGACAATGTTGATCTTGTTGCTCACAAGTTTTGAGCGATGTACAACTTAATAGTTCAAAGATAACATGAAAATAATTATTCTGAAAGAAGAATACCTCTACACCTTTTCCTAGTCCATATTGCAGCATATTGCACTAACTTTCGTAGTACAGACTCCCGTGGGAGCGTctactgtgtgtatgttcaaACTGAATGAATATTTTTTCTCATATAGAGAATCTATTTTTTGCTATAATTTACACGTTGAAATATAATGCAACTCAATATTGTTAAATGTAACATTTGTGAAATGTCCTCTATGAAGACAATGTTGAATGTATATCCTCCACTCTGTTTTAGTACAATGTGCTTTTTTTACAATGTGAAAATATTTTTCCTGACCAGAACAATTATAGAGAATCCTATGATCAAGTTACAttaattattttcatattaAGAGTTTATAATTTTTGTCTTCTACAGCTATTTCTTCCCTTCCTCATTTGTGATGGCACTCTCTGTATGTTACATGATGAGTAATAAGACACACTTCTATTGTTCCTCCAGTGAATGGAGAGAGTGTGGGGGACCAGTGAGAGCGCACTCACAGAGGCCCTGTGGGACGATAAAACCTTAACCCTGGGGGTGAAGAGGGGCGTTTTGTATGGGTTTTGGTTCAAGTAAGGAATATTACGCATGACGAGAGTCTTTCTCAAAGCTAGGCAGACTTATTGCTCTAACCAGTGATCATGGTGAGATActtcttaaaaataaataaccttaaccctaacccaaactgGTTTCTCCAAAATAGCTACCTTAGCTTTGACATTTTACAATGCAAACTCATAAGATTTAAAGGGAAGCTCTATCAATGAACAGTGTGTGAAGAGTGTGGGAAAGCCCTGGAGAAAGAAGTCCCATTTCAGAGTCATTAGCATCATGAGTGTCATTGGAACCACCTCATTCTCACAGGGGAATTGGCACACTTCAGGGAGAGCTGTCTCCGACCACAGCGGCCTGCCTGCAACAAGGTTGGATCTCTAGAAAAGCAAAGCACAAGGCTTTTGATCACTATATGAAGGTTTTCTATGATGTTCCAATTTATTAAGTCAAATTCAATGCGGCTAGGGGTGACTTTTGATAGTAGTCTATCAAGATAATTGTTTTCTCAAAATTCCACACCGCAAGACTCAGCCAATGGGGTTCTTTCCCTCCAGATGGTCAGTGATGTCAGGGGTCTGTTTGTGGTGCAACACAGAGAATGGATCCTTAACCAAGGGTCCATTCAAAGTCCTTTTGTCAGCCATGACCACAGCACATTGGAGCCAGTGTGGGAAACTCTGATCCACTCTATACTCACACCGACTACCAGTCACCACACTGAAGAAACATCTGCTACATCGGGACACCCAAAAACATGCCCTAACAAGTTAGAAATCACCAACGTAATAATaacatacaattaaataaaaatatcagagaaataaagaaagaattacttttaatgaaaaataaaactgaaccGAACTGATTTCATGAAAGAGGAACACATGCATCATAAATACATATAATCCTAAAATGAATGAATCTATGTGCTGTTTCTAAGATTTATTGGTCAGGTACAGTAATGGCATTATTACATGATAAATGTTCTACCCATAACTGATATCAATAAATCCTGAACGTGTGTGTTGTAATGAGGAGCACGTGCCCTATCAAAGTCATTGGTCCCATTGTTAGGATCCAGATCTGATCTCTCTACTACAGGGTCACCACTTTCCCAGATCCACACAGagcctctctccatcaccccccaGTCCTC belongs to Gadus morhua chromosome 13, gadMor3.0, whole genome shotgun sequence and includes:
- the LOC115557373 gene encoding uncharacterized protein LOC115557373, with protein sequence MAPYSDMDLQGTIKEQLFRCKLHMLERKCSTGVEKLRVLIGEHLQNGIPASDILEKTVSFFTVRKALLTHNGYSRCTREFLRLSSTSDEDVAPLCLFTDDEDRELTFSFSEDVDQLQLSWS